A region of Cataglyphis hispanica isolate Lineage 1 chromosome 8, ULB_Chis1_1.0, whole genome shotgun sequence DNA encodes the following proteins:
- the LOC126851716 gene encoding troponin C, with protein sequence MEEDDQKVAVMRKAFQMFDTTKSGFIDTMKISTILNTMGQLFDDGELNALIEENDPEGLGKVNFDGFCKIAGRFLEEEDAEAMQEELKEAFRLYDREGNGYITTATLKEILAALDDKLTNSDLDGIIAEIDTDGSGTVDFDEFMEMMTGE encoded by the exons Atg GAGGAAGATGATCAAAAAGTTGCCGTGATGCGTAAAGCGTTTCAAATGTTTGATACAACGAAAAGTGGTTTCATCGACACCATGAAGATCTCGACGATATTAAACACAATGGGGCAACTATTCGACGATGGTGAATTAAATGCTTTAATCGAGGAAAATGATCCCGAGGGTTTGGGCAAAGTGAATTTTGATGGTTTCTGTAAAATCGCCGGTCGATTTCTTGAAGAAGAAGACGCCGAGGCGATGCAAGAGGAATTGAAAGAGGCGTTCCGATTGTACGACCGTGAAGGTAACGGATACATTACTACGGCTACATTGAAAGAGATTTTGGCGGCGCTCGACGATAAACTCACAAATTCCGATCTTGATGGAATAATCGCAGAGATCGATACGGACGGCTCCGGTACGGTGGACTTTGATG AATTTATGGAGATGATGACTGGAGAATGA
- the LOC126851764 gene encoding tRNA-dihydrouridine(20) synthase [NAD(P)+]-like isoform X1 — translation MEKKSTTDTRTRLNYDNKLILAPMVRIGTLPMRLLALDYGADIVYTEELIDRKLLRSIRRENDVLGTIDYIDKTDGTVVFRTCSREREHVVLQIGTSDPLRAAEVARMVEKDVAGIDINMGCPKKFSMLGGMGASLLSEPQKATNILRKIIETVAIPITCKIRVLSNLEETLQLCDTLASTGIEAIAVHGRTIEERPQHPNRNHILKQISDRLSIPVIANGGSKDIQQYCDIFKFKEETGCSSVMLARAAEWNCSIFRKEGLLSMENVIKSYLKYAVDCDNSPSNTKYCVQNILRELQESPLGRKFLNSQTLEQICEVWGLGDYCRSKNKEFRDKGLLGRFQVMPVMFEKDTKDNNVSYKRKIYEENDVSLMRCAFLRNSYTRDSELPKTRLLKWTKENRKKMPIYNTRQEDKLFCSIVTVDGRKYGSSFWEKNKKWAEQGAALVCLYFLGVINKESLSASGNIISR, via the exons atggaaaaaaaatcgactACAGATACGAGGACGAGACTCAATTACGATAACAAACTCATTTTAGCGCCCATGGTACGTATCGGAACACTTCCCATGCGTTTGCTCGCTCTGGACTATGGTGCGGACATAGTATACACCGAAGAATTGATCGATAGAAAATTGTTGCGGTCGATTCGTCGAGAGAATg ATGTTCTAGGCACAATCGATTATATTGACAAGACGGACGGTACCGTCGTATTTCGTACTTGTTCTCGGGAACGAGAGCATGTGGTTCTTCAAATTGGTACATCTGATCCATTGAGAGCAGCCGAAGTTGCTCGTATGGTAGAAAAGGATGTAGCTGgcatagatattaatatggGTTGTCCAAAGAAATTCTCAATGCTTGGAGGAATGGGTGCCTCCCTTCTTAGTGAACCACAGAAAGCGAccaatattttacgaaaaataattgaaactgTAGCAATACCAATTACATGTAAAATACGCGTTTTATCCAATCTGGAGGAGACTCTCCAACTTTGCGACACTCTCGCTTCCACCGGAATCGAAGCCATTGCTGTACATGGTCGCACGATTGAGGAAAGACCGCAACATCCCAATCGAAATCATATTCTCAAGCAAATTTCGGATAGGCTCTCGATACCAGTCATTGCGAATGGCGGGTCCAAAGATATTCAACAATATTGCGACATATTCAA atTTAAAGAAGAAACAGGTTGTAGTAGTGTAATGCTTGCTCGCGCAGCTGAATGGAACTGTTCAATATTTCGTAAAGAAGGTCTGCTATCAAtggaaaatgttataaaatcatatttaaagtatGCAGTTGATTGTGACAATTCACCTTCCAATACGAAATATTGTGTACAGAATATTCTACGGGAGCTTCAGGAATCCCCTCTAGGAAGAAAGTTCCTCAATTCGCAAACACTAGAACAAATATG cgaagTATGGGGATTGGGTGATTATTGTCGATCCAAAAATAAGGAATTTCGAGATAAGGGTTTGTTAGGTCGATTTCAAGTAATGCCAGTaatgtttgaaaaagatacaaaggacaataatgtttcttataaaagaaaaatttatgaagagAATGATGTTTCTCTGATGCGTTGTGCTTTTTTGAGGAACAGTTACACAAGAGACTCTGAGCTACCAAAGACCAGATTACTCAAGTGGACCAaggaaaatcgtaaaaaaatgccaatatataatactcgACAAGAagataaacttttttgttccatAGTTACTGTCGACGGCAGGAAATATGGTTCCTCCTTTTG ggaaaaaaataaaaaatgggctGAACAAGGTGCAGCTTTGGTATGTCTCTATTTTTTAGGAGTAATCAATAAAGAAAGTCTTTCTGCTAGTGGTAACATCATTTCACGATGA
- the LOC126851714 gene encoding hexamerin-like, translated as MRCVIVLLALAAFGAALPQQQQKQRAADQSLLKKQQDVILLLQQITQEIPNEQLQILGTTYDIQNNLQQYNNPILVKYYVGAVQAGLVQPKGTAYSSSISQLRKEIALLQRILLSATNYQTFLATAAWARVHVNEEQFVKAFIGAVLQHPETQGVILPPLYEIIPQFYFDSRIIQQVQDVVAQSVGQSPVVIPVNYTANLPNGEHQLSYFTQDIGLANYYAFVNLAGNSLQQNVQQQTPLQYQGIQNQEDQIGQGALYYYLHQQLLAHYELNRLANGLGPIQNTDYINVQAPYQPHLRHINGLEFPTRPSNLQLSPVKNHLINTVKKIEERLMEAIESGHVITPQGAFLSLYQPQGLNILGELIQGTGKSVNPRYYGSLQAAARQLLGNAPEVQNIYDYTPSVLESGSIAVRDPAFYQLYKKVIQLFQQYQNSLPAYQYNDVLLPGVSIQNVQISPLVTLFNDYYVDLDSATAHQQVGQQQVQQQQHQGQQQQHQSHQQQQQVHQQHQQVYQQQQQVYQQQQQVHQQQQQVQQQQQQQQQQQQIKGQVKRLDHKPYEYQITVQSEQNILDAVVRVYLGPKYDYEGKPISISQHRQQFVELDQFTTNLQQGQNVIVRQSQQAPGQSFDYPSVQEINQSVNDAIHAQEPFYVTEPHQIFGFPARLALPKGQQGQGFPVQLLVVISQPEQQSLSYGPVIPEQYQTYQQNEYQVVDSAEYLQQIQHGNKGLGLKQTVEVVPETLSVGQQVNQVVRNHYANLYTQQHGQYPYTHTQHQIGQGQVQGQNVYGVQSQWLLGQQGQWRQQGQQTQNIHGQQGQQGQLRQLGQQAQNVQEQQGYLGQLRQQAQNTQGQQQWSQLQNIDQEQQSQNTVGVVGVQGVLTAGVQNTQQSTQGVQGLQNLQSLQGVQNVQGRQGNVVGGVQSGIQSKYQTTYQGQSQQQQGLTGSGQYHAGGFQNILSQGQKVQDSDVSKYYQNKPISQIIGGAISLDGKPLGYPLDRPLSIGALSVPNVHVQTVHIYHEGQPTNEIYQ; from the exons ATGAGGTGCGTGATAGTTCTACTGGCTCTGGCAGCTTTTGGGGCGGCCTTACCCCAACAGCAGCAGAAACAACGTGCTG ctGATCAAAGTCTTCTGAAAAAGCAGCAAGACGTTATACTGTTATTACAACAGATCACCCAAGAAATCCCGAACGAACAGCTACAGATCCTTGGTACCACCTatgatattcaaaataatttgcaacaaTATAACAATCCGATCCTTGTCAAGTACTATGTGGGCGCTGTACAGGCCGGTCTGGTACAACCGAAAGGTACTGCTTATTCAAGCTCCATCAGCCAGCTTCGTAAGGAGATCGCTCTTttgcaaagaattttattaagtgcCACTAACTATCAGACATTTTTGGCAACCGCCGCTTGGGCCCGCGTCCACGTTAACGAAGAACAATTCGTCAAGGCTTTCATCGGAGCTGTTCTACAGCATCCGGAGACACAGGGTGTCATTCTGCCGCCTCTCTACGAAATTATTCCCCAATTCTATTTCGATTCTAGAATAATCCAACAAGTCCAAGACGTCGTTGCACAAAGCGTTGGACAAAGTCCTGTTGTTATTCCCGTCAATTATACCGCCAATTTGCCCAATGGTGAACATCAGCTTTCCTACTTCACACAAGACATCGGCCTTGCCAACTATTACGCCTTCGTCAATCTTGCTGGAAATTCCTTGCAACAG aaTGTACAACAGCAAACGCCGTTGCAGTATCAAGGAATCCAAAATCAGGAAGATCAAATTGGTCAGGGAGCTCTCTACTATTACCTTCATCAACAACTACTGGCCCATTATGAATTGAATCGTCTCGCAAATGGACTTGGTCCGATTCAAAATACTGATTACATCAATGTACAAGCGCCGTATCAACCGCATCTCCGACACATAAATGGACTCGAATTCCCCACGCGCCCTTCGAATCTTCAGCTCAGTCCTGTCAAGAATCATCTTATCAACACTGTcaagaaaattgaagaaagacTGATGGAAGCTATTGAGTCTGGGCATGTCATCACTCCGCAAGGTGCTTTCCTCTCCCTTTACCAACCGCAAGGTTTGAACATTCTTGGGGAACTTATCCAAGGAACTGGCAAGAGCGTTAATCCAAG ATATTATGGCAGTCTTCAAGCGGCCGCGCGTCAACTCCTCGGTAACGCTCCTGAAGTACAGAATATCTACGATTATACTCCTTCTGTTCTGGAATCGGGAAGTATTGCTGTTCGTGACCCAGCTTTCTACCAGCTTTACAAGAAAGTCATCCAATTGTTCCAGCAGTATCAGAACTCTCTGCCCGCATATCAGTATAATGATGTTCTTTTGCCCGGCGTTAGCATCCAAAACGTTCAGATTAGTCCACTTGTGACTCTCTTCAACGATTATTACGTTGATCTCGATAGCGCAACTGCCCACCAGCAAGTTGGTCAACAACAAGTCCAGCAGCAGCAACACCAAGGCCAGCAGCAGCAACACCAAAGCcatcagcagcagcaacaagtCCATCAGCAGCATCAACAAGTCTatcaacagcagcaacaagtctatcagcagcagcaacaagtccatcagcagcagcaacaagtccagcagcagcagcagcagcagcagcagcaacaacaaatCAAAGGACAAGTAAAAAGATTAGATCATAAGCCGTACGAATATCAAATCACCGTCCAGAGCGAGCAGAACATCCTCGATGCCGTTGTCCGCGTCTATCTTGGACCGAAATATGATTATGAGGGCAAGCCCATCAGCATTTCTCAACATAGACAGCAATTCGTCGAACTTGATCAATTTACAACTAACC TTCAGCAAGGACAGAACGTCATTGTTAGGCAGTCCCAGCAAGCGCCAGGTCAGAGCTTTGATTACCCATCCGTTCAGGAAATCAACCAGAGTGTCAACGATGCTATCCATGCGCAAGAACCGTTTTACGTCACCgag CCGCATCAGATCTTTGGTTTCCCTGCTAGATTGGCTCTTCCTAAAGGTCAACAGGGTCAAGGATTCCCAGTTCAGTTGTTGGTTGTGATTTCTCAACCAGAACAACAAAGCCTATCTTATGGACCAGTAATCCCGGAACAATATCAAACATACCAACAAAATGAATATCAAGTAGTTGATTCCGCGGAATATCTTCAGCAAATTCAACATGGTAACAAGGGACTCGGTTTGAAACAAACTGTGGAAGTTGTGCCTGAAACTCTGTCAGTTGGTCAACAAGTAAATCAAG TTGTAAGGAACCATTATGCTAATCTCTACACTCAGCAACACGGACAATATCCGTACACGCATACCCAACATCAAATCGGCCAGGGACAAGTACAGGGACAGAACGTCTACGGTGTACAAAGCCAGTGGCTACTTGGACAGCAGGGACAATGGAGGCAGCAAGGACAACAGACCCAAAACATTCACGGACAACAGGGACAACAGGGACAACTGAGACAGTTAGGACAACAGGCCCAAAATGTCCAAGAACAGCAAGGATATCTGGGACAGCTAAGACAACAGGCTCAAAACACTCAAGGACAGCAGCAATGGAgtcaattgcaaaatattgatCAAGAACAACAATCTCAAAATACGGTCGGAGTCGTAGGAGTCCAAGGTGTGCTAACTGCTGGTGTACAAAATACACAACAAAGCACTCAAGGTGTACAAGGATTACAAAATTTGCAAAGTCTGCAAGGTGTACAAAATGTGCAAGGAAGACAAGGTAATGTTGTTGGTGGCGTTCAATCTGGAATTCAGAGCAAATACCAAACTACTTACCAAGGACAGAGTCAACAGCAGCAAGGACTCACTGGTAGTGGACAATACCACGCTGGTGGCTTTCAAAATATCTTGAGTCAGGGACAAAAGGTACAAGACAGTGATGTCAGTAAATACTACCAGAATAAGCCCATCTCCCAAATCATTGGTGGTGCTATTTCTCTGGACGGTAAACCTCTCGGCTACCCGTTGGACAGACCCTTGAGCATTGGTGCTCTTTCCGTGCCTAATGTGCATGTACAAACTGTCCATATTTATCATGAAGGCCAACCCACCAACGAAATCTATCAGTGA
- the LOC126851764 gene encoding tRNA-dihydrouridine(20) synthase [NAD(P)+]-like isoform X2: MEKKSTTDTRTRLNYDNKLILAPMVRIGTLPMRLLALDYGADIVYTEELIDRKLLRSIRRENDVLGTIDYIDKTDGTVVFRTCSREREHVVLQIGTSDPLRAAEVARMVEKDVAGIDINMGCPKKFSMLGGMGASLLSEPQKATNILRKIIETVAIPITCKIRVLSNLEETLQLCDTLASTGIEAIAVHGRTIEERPQHPNRNHILKQISDRLSIPVIANGGSKDIQQYCDIFKFKEETGCSSVMLARAAEWNCSIFRKEGLLSMENVIKSYLKYAVDCDNSPSNTKYCVQNILRELQESPLGRKFLNSQTLEQICYTRDSELPKTRLLKWTKENRKKMPIYNTRQEDKLFCSIVTVDGRKYGSSFWEKNKKWAEQGAALVCLYFLGVINKESLSASGNIISR; the protein is encoded by the exons atggaaaaaaaatcgactACAGATACGAGGACGAGACTCAATTACGATAACAAACTCATTTTAGCGCCCATGGTACGTATCGGAACACTTCCCATGCGTTTGCTCGCTCTGGACTATGGTGCGGACATAGTATACACCGAAGAATTGATCGATAGAAAATTGTTGCGGTCGATTCGTCGAGAGAATg ATGTTCTAGGCACAATCGATTATATTGACAAGACGGACGGTACCGTCGTATTTCGTACTTGTTCTCGGGAACGAGAGCATGTGGTTCTTCAAATTGGTACATCTGATCCATTGAGAGCAGCCGAAGTTGCTCGTATGGTAGAAAAGGATGTAGCTGgcatagatattaatatggGTTGTCCAAAGAAATTCTCAATGCTTGGAGGAATGGGTGCCTCCCTTCTTAGTGAACCACAGAAAGCGAccaatattttacgaaaaataattgaaactgTAGCAATACCAATTACATGTAAAATACGCGTTTTATCCAATCTGGAGGAGACTCTCCAACTTTGCGACACTCTCGCTTCCACCGGAATCGAAGCCATTGCTGTACATGGTCGCACGATTGAGGAAAGACCGCAACATCCCAATCGAAATCATATTCTCAAGCAAATTTCGGATAGGCTCTCGATACCAGTCATTGCGAATGGCGGGTCCAAAGATATTCAACAATATTGCGACATATTCAA atTTAAAGAAGAAACAGGTTGTAGTAGTGTAATGCTTGCTCGCGCAGCTGAATGGAACTGTTCAATATTTCGTAAAGAAGGTCTGCTATCAAtggaaaatgttataaaatcatatttaaagtatGCAGTTGATTGTGACAATTCACCTTCCAATACGAAATATTGTGTACAGAATATTCTACGGGAGCTTCAGGAATCCCCTCTAGGAAGAAAGTTCCTCAATTCGCAAACACTAGAACAAATATG TTACACAAGAGACTCTGAGCTACCAAAGACCAGATTACTCAAGTGGACCAaggaaaatcgtaaaaaaatgccaatatataatactcgACAAGAagataaacttttttgttccatAGTTACTGTCGACGGCAGGAAATATGGTTCCTCCTTTTG ggaaaaaaataaaaaatgggctGAACAAGGTGCAGCTTTGGTATGTCTCTATTTTTTAGGAGTAATCAATAAAGAAAGTCTTTCTGCTAGTGGTAACATCATTTCACGATGA
- the LOC126851715 gene encoding protein lin-7 homolog C isoform X1, whose product MATMGEPLTLARDVKRSIELLDKLQKGEQFEYIIKHFFIYPSMSILFYNILYSGGEVPTTKLAALQKVLQSDFLSAVREVYEHVYETVDIQGSQDVRASATAKATVAAFAASEGHAHPRVVELPKTEEGLGFNVMGGKEQNSPIYISRIIPGGVADRHGGLKRGDQLLSVNGVCVEGENHEKAVELLKQAQNSVKLVVRYTPRVLEEMELRFDKQRAARRRQHMQ is encoded by the exons atGGCTACCATGGGCGAGCCTCTTACTTTAGCAAGAG ACGTCAAGAGATCTAtagaattattagataaattacaGAAAGGTGAGCAATTTGAATAcataataaagcattttttcatatatccaTCAATgtctattttgttttataatattctatattcagGAGGTGAAGTTCCTACAACAAAATTGGCTGCTTTACAGAAAGTATTACAAAGCGATTTTCTTAGTGCAGTGCGGGAAGTATATGAACATGTATACGAAACTGTTGATATTCAG GGTTCACAGGATGTACGTGCATCCGCGACGGCAAAAGCGACCGTTGCTGCTTTTGCAGCCAGCGAAGGTCATGCTCATCCACGTGTGGTCGAATTACCAAAAACAGAGGAAGGACTTGGTTTTAATGTAATGGGAGGTAAAGAACAGAATTCgccaatttatatatctcgcaTTATCCCTGGTGGTGTTGCCGACAGACATGGTGGCTTAAAACGTGGAGATCAACTTTTATCTGTTAATGGAGtt tGTGTTGAAGGAGAAAATCATGAAAAGGCAgtagaattattaaagcaGGCAcaaaattctgtaaaattgGTAGTGCGGTATACTCCACGTGTTTTAGAAGAAATGGAGTTACGTTTCGATAAACAAAGAGCTGCTCGTAGACGTCAacatatgcaataa
- the LOC126851815 gene encoding general transcription and DNA repair factor IIH helicase subunit XPB, translating into MGPPKRFKKDNSKWKKRKEDYDKYNDDDSIDSNEADGVPDAAKTDIEKQDECTIEDEFGAKDYRSQMILKPDNASRPLWVAPNGHIFLESFSPVYKHAHDFLIAIAEPVCRPEFIHEYKLTAYSLYAAVSVGLQTEDIIEYLKRLSKTSIPDGIIEFIKLCTLSYGKVKLVLKHNKYFIESPFPEVLQKLLKDPVIQECRLRKPLEDVEGDDVVTNVQTKTKIPQFGSKALVNTPASSKTNSETESDQIIAESATIPEDITAFYDKIDKDDEDEEEDQGLKTVSFEVNQEKIEVVQKRCIELEYPLLAEYDFRNDSVNPDINIDLKPSAVLRPYQEKSLRKMFGNGRARSGVIVLPCGAGKSLVGVTACCTVRKRALVLCNSGVSVEQWKQQFKMWSTADDSMICRFTSEAKDKFMGCGILITTYSMITHTQKRSWDAENTMRWLQEQEWGIMVLDEVHTIPAKMFRRVLTIVQSHCKLGLTATLLREDDKIADLNFLIGPKLYEANWLELQKRGFIARVQCAEVWCPMTPEFYREYLGCKMSKKLLLYVMNPNKFRCCQYLIRYHERRGDKTIVFSDNVFALKHYAVKMNKPYIYGPTIQSERIHILQNFKFNTKVNTIFVSKVADTSFDLPEANVLIQISSHGGSRRQEAQRLGRILRAKKGAIAEEYNAFFYTLVSQDTMEMNYSRKRQRFLVNQGYAYKVITKLAGMDEEPDLMYGNREEQGQLLQQVLTASDTDADEERIPNEGSRAIIRKTGTMTSMSGGDDAVYYEYKKAPSSSTANKHPLFKKFRT; encoded by the exons ATGGGTCCGCCAAAGaggtttaaaaaagataaca GTAAATGGAAAAAGCGTAAGGAGGATTACGATAAATATAACGATGACGATTCGATAGATAGTAATGAAGCAGATGGTGTGCCTGATGCAGCAAAAACTGATATAGAAAAGCAAGATGAATGCACAATCGAAGATGAATTTGGAGCAAAAGACTATCGTTCGCAAATGATTTTAAAGCCAGATAATGCATCTAGACCACTATGGGTG gcaCCAAATGgacacatttttttagaatccTTTTCTCCTGTGTATAAACATGCTCATGATTTCTTAATAGCAATAGCAGAACCTGTATGCCGACCGGAATTTATTCACGAA tatAAACTAACTGCATATTCACTCTACGCTGCTGTTAGCGTAGGCCTGCAAACAgaagatataatagaatatttgaaGAGATTGAGTAAGACTAGTATTCCTGATGGTATAATTGAGTTTATAAAACTGTGTACATTATCCTATGGAAAa gtaaaacttgttttaaaacataacaaatattttattgaatcgcCATTTCCCGAAGTGCtgcaaaaattactaaaagaTCCAGTTATTCAAGAATGTCGATTGAGAAAGCCTTTAGAAGATGTAGAAGGTGATGATGTTGTCACAAATGTTCAAACTAAAACAAAAATCCCTCAG TTTGGATCAAAAGCACTCGTAAATACTCCTGCATCTAGTAAGACAAATTCAGAAACTGAATCTGATCAAATAATAGCAGAATCAGCTACCATTCCAGAAGATATAACTGctttttatgacaaaatagataaagatgacgaagatgaagaagaagaTCAAGGATTGAAAACAGTTAGTTTTGAAGTGAATCag gaaaaaattgaagttgTACAAAAACGATGCATCGAACTTGAATATCCTTTATTAGCAGAATACGATTTCCGTAATGATAGTGTAAATCCAGATATAAA TATAGACTTGAAACCATCAGCTGTGTTAAGACCTTATCAAGAAAAAAGTTTGCGGAAAATGTTTGGTAACGGACGAGCTAGATCTGGAGTAATTGTCTTACCTTGTG GCGCTGGTAAAAGTTTAGTTGGAGTGACAGCCTGCTGTACAGTACGTAAACGCGCTTTAGTCCTATGTAACTCTGGTGTGTCTGTAGAACAATGGAAACAGCAATTTAAAATGTGGTCCACTGCTGATGATTCAATGATTTGTCGATTTACGAGCGAAGCAAAGGATAAATTTATGGGTTGCGGAATATTAATAACCACCTATTCCATGATAACACACACTCAAAAACGATCTTGGGATGCCGAGAATACGATGCGTTGGCTTCAAGAACAAGAATGGGGCATTATGGTTTTGGAtg AGGTACACACTATTCCTGCAAAAATGTTTCGGAGAGTACTAACAATTGTTCAATCTCACTGTAAATTGGGCTTAACGGCAACGCTCCTGCGAGAAGATGATAAAATTGctgatttaaatttcttaatcggTCCGAAATTATACGAAGCGAACTGGTTAGAATTGCAAAAGAGAGGATTTATTGCAAGAGTGCAGTGTGCAGAAGTTTGGTGTCCCATGACACCAGAGTTTTATAGAGAATATCTTGGCTGCAAGATGAGTAAAAAACTG ttGTTGTACGTGATGAATCCAAATAAGTTTCGTTGTTGCCAATATTTAATACGATATCACGAAAGACGTGGTGATAAAACAATTGTCTTTTCTGATAATGTGTTTGCATTAAAACATTATGCtgttaaaatgaataaaccGTATATTTATGGTCCTACTATTCAG aGTGAGAGAatacatattttgcaaaacttcaaatttaatacaaaagtgAACACAATATTTGTGAGCAAGGTAGCAGATACTTCTTTTGATTTACCAGAAGCTAATGTCTTGATCCAAATTTCATCACATGGTGGATCTAGAAGACAAGAAGCACAACGATTAGGACGTATTCTTAGAGCTAAAAAAg gAGCAATTGCGGAAGAGTATAACGCATTCTTTTATACGCTCGTATCGCAAGATACAATGGAAATGAATTACTCGAGAAAACGTCAACGGTTTCTCGTAAATCAAGGATATGCTTACAAAGTTATCACAAAACTCGCAGGCATGGATGAG gAGCCGGATTTAATGTATGGGAACCGAGAAGAACAAGGTCAATTATTGCAGCAAGTTTTAACAGCTAGTGACACTGATGCAGATGAAGAAAGAATACCTAATGAAGGATCAAGAGCG ATTATACGTAAAACTGGCACTATGACATCAATGTCAGGAGGGGATGACGCTGTCTAttacgaatataaaaaagctcCTAGCTCATCGACAGCAAACAAACAtcctctttttaaaaaatttaggaCATAA
- the LOC126851715 gene encoding protein lin-7 homolog C isoform X2: MATMGEPLTLARDVKRSIELLDKLQKGGEVPTTKLAALQKVLQSDFLSAVREVYEHVYETVDIQGSQDVRASATAKATVAAFAASEGHAHPRVVELPKTEEGLGFNVMGGKEQNSPIYISRIIPGGVADRHGGLKRGDQLLSVNGVCVEGENHEKAVELLKQAQNSVKLVVRYTPRVLEEMELRFDKQRAARRRQHMQ; this comes from the exons atGGCTACCATGGGCGAGCCTCTTACTTTAGCAAGAG ACGTCAAGAGATCTAtagaattattagataaattacaGAAAG GAGGTGAAGTTCCTACAACAAAATTGGCTGCTTTACAGAAAGTATTACAAAGCGATTTTCTTAGTGCAGTGCGGGAAGTATATGAACATGTATACGAAACTGTTGATATTCAG GGTTCACAGGATGTACGTGCATCCGCGACGGCAAAAGCGACCGTTGCTGCTTTTGCAGCCAGCGAAGGTCATGCTCATCCACGTGTGGTCGAATTACCAAAAACAGAGGAAGGACTTGGTTTTAATGTAATGGGAGGTAAAGAACAGAATTCgccaatttatatatctcgcaTTATCCCTGGTGGTGTTGCCGACAGACATGGTGGCTTAAAACGTGGAGATCAACTTTTATCTGTTAATGGAGtt tGTGTTGAAGGAGAAAATCATGAAAAGGCAgtagaattattaaagcaGGCAcaaaattctgtaaaattgGTAGTGCGGTATACTCCACGTGTTTTAGAAGAAATGGAGTTACGTTTCGATAAACAAAGAGCTGCTCGTAGACGTCAacatatgcaataa
- the LOC126851765 gene encoding uncharacterized protein LOC126851765, whose protein sequence is MVNASSVVAHFVKLLVTAICMRHLTEPYRAAKASPTTWSLRAFRILFMHSILGIFRFGVPFTSSSTFTARCFRNFYDWFSSVIEIIPLALLTSGILSAYQIDEKIRMLLLFLGTIPIFFPLAIKQKERQIRKFRFLTNIVIILQILPIMILGLQNGNYNVISLVASYTFERFFVEEFCYRYSIPYTDLMQYCICFVEIFTVSTLQEL, encoded by the exons ATGGTAAACGCGAGCAGTGTTGTGGCGCATTTCGTGAAACTGCTGGTGACTGCGATATGCATGAGGCATCTCACCGAGCCTTATCGAGCAGCAAAGGCTTCACCAACTACGTGGTCTCTACGTGCCTTTCGTATTCTCTTCATGCACTCGATTTTGGGGATCTTCAGATTCG GAGTTCCATTTACTTCCTCGTCGACATTTACGGCAAGATGCTTCCGAAACTTTTACGATTGGTTTTCCAGTGTCATTGAAATTATTCCTTTGGCATTACTGACATCTGGTATATTGAGTGCGTATCAGATAGATGAAAAGATACGTAtgcttttattgtttcttGGTACAATaccaatattttttccattagcgataaaacagaaagaaagacaaattagaaaattcCGTTTTCTAACTAATATCGTTATCATACTACAGATATTACCAATAATGATACTTGGTTTGCAAAATGGCAATTATAATGTCATTAGTTTAGTTGCTTCCTATACCTTTGAACGTTTTTTTGTGGAAGAATTTTGTTATCGATACAGTATACCATACACTGATTTGatgcaatattgtatatgttttgTCGAGATCTTCACAGTATCAACATTGCAAGAATTGTAA